In Siniperca chuatsi isolate FFG_IHB_CAS linkage group LG16, ASM2008510v1, whole genome shotgun sequence, the following proteins share a genomic window:
- the cmtr1 gene encoding cap-specific mRNA (nucleoside-2'-O-)-methyltransferase 1, translating to MKRRAEVASAPLQGAKRPRDDSSSDEESQLSRQDSSQNDSLSDQEDHRPGFSMPSISSFDDQDTDPTEASSNFTMYNSVSQKLMAKMGFREGEGLGKFGQGRKEIVEASTQRGRRGLGLTLQGFQGELNVDWRDEPEPSAIEKVDWFPECTTEIPDADELRDWMILGQRKLKIEDETEFCTEDLLHTLLRCKTVFDSLEGEEMRRARTRSNPYETIRGGIFLNRAAMKMANIDHCFDNMFTNPKDSQGKPLTKDREGELLYFGDVCAGPGGFSEYILWKRNWHAKGFGMTLKGPCDFKLEDFYAAPSELFEPYYGEGGVDGDGDITRPENVTAFRNFVLESTEKRGLHFLMADGGFSVEGQENIQEILSKQLLLCQFLTAMSTLRTGGHFVCKTFDLFTPFSVGLVYLLYLCFDRISLFKPVTSRPANSERYIVCRGLKPGSDAVREYMFRINLKLNQLRNTDTDVTDVVPLSIIKEDTDFYQFMVNSNESLCAVQIKALAKIHAYVVDPTLAEPRQADIRKECLKLWAVPDKARVTPASSDPKSKFYELIKNSDVESFQCKLTPLNSTTLEKLRHILDHRCIVGGGEQIFLLALGKSQIYTWDGKMPVRWKKLENFKLELPRDTLLSVEIIQELKGEGKAQRRINAVHVMDVLILNGTDVRDKHFNQRIQMAEKFVKAVAKPSRPDMNPIRVKEVYRLEEMEKIFVRLEMKVTKSSGGVPRLSYTGRDDRHFLPKGLYIIKTVNEPWTMAYSKNSKMKFFFNKTTKQSTYEMPPNSAAPFHVCHSERLFWAWEDGVIVHDSQTRMDPEKLSKDYVLSFVHQHYQP from the exons ACTCCAGCCAAAATGATTCCCTCAGTGACCAGGAGGATCACAGACCGGGGTTCTCCATGCCCTCCATATCATCGTTTGATGACCAAGACACTGACCCCACAGAGGCCTCCTCCAATTTCACTATGTACAACAGTGTGTCACAGAAACTCATG GCCAAGATGGGCTTTCGTGAGGGTGAAGGTCTGGGGAAGTTTGGCCAGGGACGCAAAGAGATTGTGGAGGCCTCTACCCAGCGAGGGAGAAGGGGTCTCGGTCTCACACTGCAGGGCTTTCAGGGGGAGCTCAATGTCGACTGGCGCGATGAACCAGAG CCCAGTGCCATTGAGAAGGTTGACTGGTTCCCAGAATGCACCACAGAGATCCCAGATGCAGATGAGCTGAGGGACTGGATGATCCTGGGACAG AGAAAACTTAAGATTGAAGATGAGACTGAGTTTTGCACTGAAGACCTCCTGCACACTCTTCTAAGGTGCAAG ACAGTATTTGATAGCCTGGAGGGCGAGGAGATGAGGAGAGCACGGACACGCTCTAACCCTTACGAGACGATCAGAGGAGGTATCTTCCTCAACAG AGCAGCAATGAAAATGGCCAACATCGACCACTGCTTTGACAATATGTTCACCAACCCAAAGGATTCACAAGGG AAACCTCTGACAAAGGACCGCGAGGGCGAGCTTCTGTACTTCGGTGACGTCTGTGCGGGGCCTGGAGGCTTTTCAGAGTACATACTGTGGAAGAGGAATTGGCATGCCAAGGGGTTTGGCATGACGCTGAAAGGACCCTGCGACTTCAAACTGGAAGATTTCTATGCAGCGCCGAGTGAGCTGTTTGAGCCTTACTACG GTGAGGGAGGGGTGGATGGGGACGGCGATATCACTCGGCCAGAAAATGTGACTGCTTTCCGAAACTTTGTCCTGGAGAGTACAGAAAAAAGAGGGCTGCACTTCCTCATGGCAGATGGG GGTTTCTCTGTGGAAGGCCAGGAAAACATCCAGGAGATCCTgagcaaacagctgctgctctgtcagTTCCTCACTGCCATGTCTACACTCAGGACAg GTGGTCACTTTGTCTGCAAGACTTTTGACCTCTTCACCCCCTTCAGTGTGGGTTTGGTCTACCTGCTTTACCTCTGCTTCGACAGGATCTCTCTCTTCAAACCTGTCACCAGCAGGCCTGCCAACTCGGAGAG GTATATAGTGTGTCGTGGTCTGAAGCCCGGTTCAGACGCCGTCAGGGAATACATGTTCAGAATCAACCTGAAACTGAACCAATTGAGGAACACAGACACTGACGTTACGGATGTGGTTCCCCTGAGCATCATCAAGGAGGACACCGACTTCTACCAGTTTATGGTCAACTCCAATGAGAG CCTCTGTGCAGTCCAGATCAAGGCCTTGGCTAAGATCCACGCCTACGTCGTAGACCC GACCCTTGCAGAGCCGAGACAAGCAGACATTAGGAAGGAGTGTCTGAAACTTTGGGCG GTCCCAGACAAGGCCAGAGTCACTCCTGCTTCCTCAGACCCAAAGTCAAAATTCTATGAACTGATTAAg AATTCAGATGTGGAGTCGTTCCAGTGTAAGCTCACACCTCTCAACTCCACCACACTTGAGAAGCTGCGTCATATCCTGGACCacaggtgcattgtgggaggtGGAGAGCAGATCTTCCTTCTAGCGCTGGGG AAGTCTCAGATATACACATGGGATGGAAAGATGCCTGTGCGCTGGAAGAAACTGGAGAATTTCAAACTGGAGCTGCCAAGAGATACACTTCTAAGTGTGGAGATCATCCAAGAGCTGAAGGGCGAG GGAAAAGCTCAGCGTAGGATCAACGCAGTTCACGTAATGGATGTACTAATACTGAATGGCACTGATGTAAGAGATAAGCACTTCAACCAAAG GATCCAGATGGCTGAGAAGTTTGTGAAGGCAGTGGCCAAACCCAGCAGACCAGACATGAACCCTATCAg AGTGAAGGAGGTTTACAGGCTGGAGGAAATGGAGAAAATCTTTGTCAG ACTAGAAATGAAGGTGACAAAGAGTTCAGGAGGAGTCCCGCGTCTGTCCTACACCGGCAGAGATGACCGACACTTCCTTCCCAAGGGCCTTTACATCATTAAGACTGTCaatg AACCGTGGACGATGGCATACAGTAAAAACTCCAAGATGAAGTTCTTCTTTAACAAGACAACCAAGCAGTCAACCTATGAAATGCCACCCAACTCTGCTGCCCCCTTCCA TGTTTGCCACTCTGAGCGGCTCTTCTGGGCCTGGGAGGACGGCGTGATAGTCCATGATTCTCAGACACGGATGGACCCCGAGAAACTGTCCAAAGATTATGTTTTGTCCTTCGTCCACCAACATTACCAgccatga
- the hebp2 gene encoding heme-binding protein 2, whose translation MLKAVGQALFSTGLQNPKYTADEKKGQDYEIRTYHDTKWVSTTLSGMQCDAAINTGFRRLFNYIQGNNHNKVKVEMTAPVTCRVDPGAGPACESQFTVSFYIPEEHQDNPPEPSDPEVFVEHRKEFTAYVRTYGGFSNENLKREELLKLLESLQRDGVQYVDKPFYTAGYDSPFKLTNRRNEVWVLKKEQEQE comes from the exons ATGCTGAAAGCTGTGGGACAAGCTCTGTTCTCAACTGGACTGCAGAATCCTAAATACACAGCAGATGAGAAAAAG GGACAAGACTATGAGATTCGCACCTACCATGACACTAAGTGGGTGAGCACCACTCTGAGTGGGATGCAGTGCGACGCAGCCATAAATACTGGCTTCCGCAGGCTCTTCAACTACATTCAAGGCAACAATCACAACA AGGTGAAAGTGGAGATGACGGCCCCCGTGACCTGCCGCGTGGACCCTGGAGCTGGCCCTGCATGTGAATCTCAGTTCACTGTATCCTTCTACATCCCAGAGGAGCATCAGGACAATCCACCGGAGCCGAGCGACCCGGAGGTGTTTGTGGAGCACAGGAAAGAGTTCACAGCTTATGTCAG GACATATGGTGGTTTCTCCAATGAGAATTTGAAGCGCGAAGAGCTCCTGAAACTTCTGGAGAGCCTGCAGAGAGACGGAGTCCAATACGTCGACAAACCGTTCTACACAGCTGGATATGACAGTCCCTTCAAACTGACCAACCGCAGGAACGAGGTCTGGGTCCTGaagaaggagcaggagcaggagtaG